TGACATCTCCTGGTCGCTGGTGCGGGATCTTCCGGAGGGGCGCGTGACCCGGCCCCAAAATTCCCCCGAAGTCTGGTTTGCCCGTCCTTACCCGGCACGGATCATTGCCGAAGGTTTTTTCCCGGCAGACATGCATTTCCATACAACTCATACGGACGGCACGGTGACAATTGAGGCCCTGATCAGGAGGATCAAGAAGAACGGCGTCGGCTGTGCGGTGACCGACCATAACGAGATATCCGGTGCACGTGCTGCCTGCAAAGAGAGGGGGGACCTGCTGGTCATCCCCGGAATCGAGATCAGCACCAGTGACGGCCCGCACATTCTCGTGTACTTCTATTCCCCTCACGACCTGGAAGACTTTTTTGTCCGGCATATCCGGCCGCGCCGGCGCGAGAGCCCGTGGATGCTCACAACCATAACGAGCCGCGAGGTGCTCGAAGCAGCGGAAGAGTACTCCTGCCTCCGGGCACCGGCACATCCCTACGGATACCTGTTCTTCAACTCGGGGCTCGCGAAATGCATCGAGAAAGGGTACCTGGACGAATCGCTCTACCAGCAATGCGACCTTGTCGAGGGGATCTGCGCCAACATGGGCAGGGGGGAGAACCTCAGGGCAATCGCGCTTGCAACAAGGCTGGGTCTTCCCGCAACCGGCGGGTCCGACGGCCATGTCATCTTCGACCTGGGCAGTGCGGTGACCTGCACGACCTCATCAGATCCCGGGACATTTCTTGACGAGCTGAGGCACGGCAGGGCCCGGGTCATCGGGCGGGAGAACCATCTCGGATCAAAGATGCTCACGGCCGCTGCCATATCAGCCCGGTTCATGCCGTGGCTCTTACCTTCCACAAAGATCCACTGCGAGCGGTTCGCAGGTCGAATCAGCCGGTTCCTGTCATACCGGAAGGAAACGGAGAAGAAGCAGTAGGCAGAGGGACAGGAATCACCAGAACCAGGGAAATATTCCGGGATAAGGGGATCCCGGCCCGGAAAAAAGATCGCGGATGGACCCTGCAGGGTGATTCTCCCGCGTGCGCCGGATCACGAGCGCTGCAATGTTACCCGGACCCGCCCGGTGTTACCGGCCGGAACCCAGACATCCTGCGAGAACGGGCGGTACCCGTTCAGGGTGACCGTGACCGTGTGGTACTGGTCCCCGGCCAGGCCCTGCACCTGGCGGCTCAGTTCGCTTGTAGTATCAAGAGGGTAGGTCTCGCACTGCCCGCCATCGATACAGACCGTTCCCCCATACGGGCTTACCGAGATATCGATAGTCCCCGGGTCCGGCACATCGGCCGGGAGCGTTGGGTGTGTCTCCGCAATGATATGCGGGTTCACGTACAGCGTTGTCGTGTACGGCCGGTATCCCCCCTTGGTGACGGTTATCTGGTAGGTCACGTACGCCGGAATATTCGAGAGCGTGTAGGATCCTGCAGAGTTTGTCCACCCGCCATACGGCATATTGCCGTTCGCCGGGGTAACCTCAACATATGCATCGCCCGGCGTTGACCAGATCTGAATACCCCCGGTATCGCCGTAAGAATTCGTGGGGGCCTTTACGGACTTCTGTGCCGGGAGATCCACGGCCAGGTGATACACCCCGCCCAGGATAATCCCGAGAAGCGATAAGCCAATCATGAACAGGACGAGCCGGCCAAGTGGTGTTTTTTCGAACGGTGTTTCAGTCATTCCAGGGTAACCCTCCTCTGATATTCCTCGTTACTCTCTTTTTGGGCTGAAGTGTATAAAAATGCTGGGACACGGGATTGGCCGGCAGGAACCGGTCCCGGGTCCGGGACTCCTTAAGAAAAACAAAAAATACGGGATGGCCGTTCTTTCACGGTTGAATTTTTATGCCCGGGTCACCGGTGTGTTTTCTTTGCCCCGAATACGCCTAATTTCCCGATGGTTCTGCTCCCCTTTTTCCCCTCTGCTTTCGCAATGGTCCCTGACCTCTTACCCGTGCCATGAGGTTGGCCGGGCTGACCTTTGCTCTTCCGGGACGGCCGGTGCGGTCGGTCGCCTTCAGGTTTTCCGGAAGACGGTGAACGTTCTGATCGCCGGGATGAATGTTCCGGTCTCTGCCCGGACCGGTCACTTGCCGTTCTTCGGGGAGGCCGGTCAGTTCTTCGCTCCGGACGATCGCCTTCGGTTCTTCCGGGTGGCCGGTCTGTTCTTCGTTCCGGCCGGGTACCTTCAGATCGCAGGGGTGAACGTTCGGGTTTTCGCTCCGGACGAACACCTTCGGTTCTTCCGGGTGGCCGGCCTGTTCTTCGTTCCTGCCGGGAACCTTCAGATCGCGGGGAAGAACGTTCAGGTCTTCGCTCCGGACGAACACCTTCGGTTCTTCCGGGTGGCCGGTCTGTTCTTCGTTCCTGCCGGGTGCCTTCAGACCGCCGGGGTGAACGTTCAGGTCTTCGCTCCGGACGAACACCTTCAGGTCTTCCTGCCGGTCGAGCGCTTTTTCCTTCCGACCGGGTACCTTCAGATTTACGCGGTGAACGTTCTGGCCTTCGCCCGGACCGGTCACCTTCCGGTTTCCGGGGGGGCCGGTCTGTTCTCCGTTCCGGCCGGGAGATTTCAGGCTGCCGGGGTGAACGTTCCGGTCTCTGCCCGGGACGGTCACTTGCCGTTCTTCGGGGCGATCGATCGCTTTT
Above is a window of uncultured Methanoregula sp. DNA encoding:
- a CDS encoding PHP-associated domain-containing protein, giving the protein MTRPQNSPEVWFARPYPARIIAEGFFPADMHFHTTHTDGTVTIEALIRRIKKNGVGCAVTDHNEISGARAACKERGDLLVIPGIEISTSDGPHILVYFYSPHDLEDFFVRHIRPRRRESPWMLTTITSREVLEAAEEYSCLRAPAHPYGYLFFNSGLAKCIEKGYLDESLYQQCDLVEGICANMGRGENLRAIALATRLGLPATGGSDGHVIFDLGSAVTCTTSSDPGTFLDELRHGRARVIGRENHLGSKMLTAAAISARFMPWLLPSTKIHCERFAGRISRFLSYRKETEKKQ
- a CDS encoding carboxypeptidase-like regulatory domain-containing protein, which encodes MTETPFEKTPLGRLVLFMIGLSLLGIILGGVYHLAVDLPAQKSVKAPTNSYGDTGGIQIWSTPGDAYVEVTPANGNMPYGGWTNSAGSYTLSNIPAYVTYQITVTKGGYRPYTTTLYVNPHIIAETHPTLPADVPDPGTIDISVSPYGGTVCIDGGQCETYPLDTTSELSRQVQGLAGDQYHTVTVTLNGYRPFSQDVWVPAGNTGRVRVTLQRS